The Vibrio sp. STUT-A11 region GAATGGCAGTGAAGAGTGGGCACCATGGTACGATATTGCAGCAACCCTCAAAGCGTCCGATGCCTTCGTCTTTATTACCCCTGAGTGGCACGGTATGGCAACCCCAATACTGAAGAACTTTCTCCTGTTGACTACCGATGACGAACTGGCACACAAACCAGCTCTGGCGGTCAGTGTTTCGGCCAGTGTAAATGGCGTGTATCCGATCAGTGAACTTCGGATGACAGGCAGCAAAAACAATCATGTTTGCTTTCTACCTGACCATTTGATCTTTCGCGACATCGACTCGTCTCTTAATCCAGAGTTGACCGATGCTGGGGAGTTCATGCAGGAAAGAAGTATATACACGATGAGCTTATTGGCCGCTTACGCTCATGCTCTGAAGCCTGTTCACCGAGATATGTTGAACGCAGGAAAGCCTTTTCGCTATGGTATGTAAGCAGGTATTGGTCTTAGGAAGACACTCTTCGCTTGGCAACCTCGAAAAAATTTGAAACAAAAGGCCACCAAACGGTGCCTTTTGTCTGACGTGAGTTTATTGCTTTAAGAACTCACAATTCGTGCTCAGTACGAGCGATGATGTCGTCCTGTGCATCTGGCGACAGCGCGGTGAAGAACGCAGAGTAACCCGCAACGCGTACTACAAGATCGCGATATTGCTCAGGGTTCTTCTTAGCTGCCAGCAAGGTTTCTCGGGAAACAATGTTGTACTGTACGTGCCAACCTTTATGGTGGTTAAAGAAGGTACGAATCAACTTAGAGAGTTTCAACTTATCCCCTTCTGAAGCCACTGCTGCCGGGCTTAACTTCTGATTAAGCAGCACACCGCCCAAGATTTTATTGGCTTGGACCTTACCGACTGAGTTATACACGGCGGTTGGTCCCAAGCGGTCTGAGCCAGATGCCGGGCTTGCGCCTTCCGCCAGTGGTGTTTCAGCTTTACGGCCATCAGGCGTTGCCATGGTAGAAGCACCAAATGGCACATTAGCCGAGATACTGGATGTCCCTGCGTAGTAACCACCACCGATTGGGCCTCGTCCGTAGCGGGTGTTAACAAACTGGCTTATCTCAGTAATGTACACCTGGTACGCATCAGCCAGAAGTTGGTCAACATAATCATCATCGTTGCCGTATTTTGGCGCGAAATTGATTAATCGCTGACGAAGCTGCTCGTTCTCAATCCCATCAAAGTCTTCAGCCAGCGCTTTTGCCAATTCCGGCTGACTAATCTGCGCATCCTCAAAGACCAGATGTTTGATAGCAGCCAGGCTGTTGCCCAAGTTAGCAATACCCACTTGCAGGCCGGATACCCAGTCGTATTTTGCACCGCCCTCTTTGACTGTTTTACCGCGAGGTAAACAGTCATCCACAAGTGCAGAACAGAAAACATCTTGTGCTTGTTGTTCGAGTACGCTGTCTACAACGGTATCAATCTCAATCGATTTACGCGTGTAGTAGCGAATTTGATCTGCCCAAGAGGCCGTCACTTCTTCGAAATTGGTAAAGTTACCTTTCGCTAATGATTTAGTATGCGGTAAGAAGGCTTTACCTGTAGTCGCATCGACACCTTCGTTTAACGCAGCAAGTAAGATCCGAGCAAAGTTAATAAAGCTCATACCAGTACAACGATAGCCCCACTTACCAGGAACCGCCGTTTCAATACAGCCGATAGACGCATAGTTGTATGCGTCTTCTTTCTCGACACCCAACTTAATGAACTCAGGGATAACAATTTCATCGTTGTTGAATGCGGGCATACCAAAACCACATTTAATAACCTCAATACAGCCCATCAAGAACTCTTGATTCAAACCTTCGTGGTAACGAACGCTTAGGTTTGGCTGAGTAGAACGAAGCTGTCCGCAAGATTCCAAAATTGCCCACGACAATGGATTCACCGCATCTTCAGGCTCGCCGTTTTCATTCAGTTTTTGTCCACCGATACAGACGTTTTGATACAGCGGAGAACCTGCTGACGCTTTTGAGTGCGCACCGGAACGAATCTTGTTTACTTCTAACAGTTTCAACCAGAGGCTTTGTAGCAATTCTAGCGCGAACTCTTTGTTCATCTCAGCATTTTCGATGTCGCGCTCATAGTATTCGTTGAGGAACTGGTCCATGCGACCAAAAGAGACCGAATGACCGTTCGATTCGATTTGCAACATTAACTGAACAAAATAGCTCAGTTGGAGTGCTTGCCAGAAATTCGTCGGAGCGTGATAAGCGACATGACGGCAGTTTTCAGCAATGGTTTCGAGTTCGGCTTTTCGCTCTGGGCGTGTTTCAGCCTGTGCCATTTCTTTGGCGAGATCCGCGTAACTCACTATATGCTCTTGAATCGCCAATAATACGATTTCAACTGACTTATAGAACTGTTCTTTTTTCAAACCTTCATAAGTAGAGACATCGTTGTTGGAGCGATGTTGACGAACCTCGTCCAACAAACCATTCATACCGATCTTAAGTATTTTTTCATTGTCGACCGCGAGGTGAGCATCGCCAGACGTCATATTGCCTTCGGCCTTAATGATGGTACTGGCCAGAATCTCTTGCTGCTCGTCTGTGAATAAACCATAACAGCGATCTTGAACGGTTTTACCGCGCCAGTATGGCGTTAGTGCGTGGATACTTTCTTTATCTGCTTCGCTAACCGCAAACCCAGCGCCTGGGCGATCTGCCAGATCGTCAATTTCGGCTTCTATCCAGCGGACCGTGTATTCAGGAAAGATTGGCGCCGCGCGTACCTTGCTTGCCTGATTACCAATGATTAATTCATCGTGCTTGATCCAAATGGTACGAGTGCGTAAATGCTCTTGTAGTGCCAACGCGCGTTGTACAATCACAGGTTTATCTTCATTTGCCTGATAGGCGCGAGTGTATGCTTCTGCACGTTCGGTGCAAACTGGTGGAGTGACAATGTTTACCAGTGCCGATTTATGCGCTTTTATACGCTCAGGAAGGGTGTGTAGGTTCATGATTAACCTCTTACAATCACGTTAAGTTGGGTATGTTCGCTTGCATATAGCATTGCGCTTTCTAACAGTTCTGGCCTATTTAATGGCTTGTCAGAACACTCGTAAGGCATATCGAGCAAGCGGTATTTGTTCGTGCCGAGGGTGTGATACGGCAATAAGTGAAGTTCTTGGCAGCTTTCTAATGAAGCAGCAAAATCAATAATCTCTTTCAGCTCTTCGATGGTGTCGTTGAAACCCGGGACCACAGGCACACGAATCACAATACGTTTTGCTATCGGAGCGAGTTTACGAAAGTTGTCTTTGATGCGTTTTAGCGAGCCTTTCGCCCAGTGAAGAAACTTGTCTTCATCTGTGTGTTTGAGATCAGCCAGCCAGCAGTCGATATGTGGTGCGACTTTTTCTACGCTTTTCCACGGCACATGCATGCAAGATTCAATCGCTGTCGGCACTTGGTTTTCATGCAATCTTCGCGACAGTTCCGCAACCAGATCCGCTTGCATCAACGGCTCACCACCAGAAAAGGTGACACCACCCTGGCTTTGGTCGTAAAACGGTTTGTCCTTCATTAACGTGTCGAACAGCGTATCTGCAGACGCTTCTTCTCCACATACCGTCAACGCTTGAGTTGGGCACACATTCTGCAATGCGATGAGTTGCTGTTGATTGATCGCCTTACGATTGATGGCAATTTGGTTATCAACGCGCTG contains the following coding sequences:
- a CDS encoding NAD(P)H-dependent oxidoreductase, with product MKLTIIAGSQRSQSQSLNVAKYLSHIATPHFDQIQILDLHELNLPLWNEGVWNGSEEWAPWYDIAATLKASDAFVFITPEWHGMATPILKNFLLLTTDDELAHKPALAVSVSASVNGVYPISELRMTGSKNNHVCFLPDHLIFRDIDSSLNPELTDAGEFMQERSIYTMSLLAAYAHALKPVHRDMLNAGKPFRYGM
- a CDS encoding formate C-acetyltransferase/glycerol dehydratase family glycyl radical enzyme codes for the protein MNLHTLPERIKAHKSALVNIVTPPVCTERAEAYTRAYQANEDKPVIVQRALALQEHLRTRTIWIKHDELIIGNQASKVRAAPIFPEYTVRWIEAEIDDLADRPGAGFAVSEADKESIHALTPYWRGKTVQDRCYGLFTDEQQEILASTIIKAEGNMTSGDAHLAVDNEKILKIGMNGLLDEVRQHRSNNDVSTYEGLKKEQFYKSVEIVLLAIQEHIVSYADLAKEMAQAETRPERKAELETIAENCRHVAYHAPTNFWQALQLSYFVQLMLQIESNGHSVSFGRMDQFLNEYYERDIENAEMNKEFALELLQSLWLKLLEVNKIRSGAHSKASAGSPLYQNVCIGGQKLNENGEPEDAVNPLSWAILESCGQLRSTQPNLSVRYHEGLNQEFLMGCIEVIKCGFGMPAFNNDEIVIPEFIKLGVEKEDAYNYASIGCIETAVPGKWGYRCTGMSFINFARILLAALNEGVDATTGKAFLPHTKSLAKGNFTNFEEVTASWADQIRYYTRKSIEIDTVVDSVLEQQAQDVFCSALVDDCLPRGKTVKEGGAKYDWVSGLQVGIANLGNSLAAIKHLVFEDAQISQPELAKALAEDFDGIENEQLRQRLINFAPKYGNDDDYVDQLLADAYQVYITEISQFVNTRYGRGPIGGGYYAGTSSISANVPFGASTMATPDGRKAETPLAEGASPASGSDRLGPTAVYNSVGKVQANKILGGVLLNQKLSPAAVASEGDKLKLSKLIRTFFNHHKGWHVQYNIVSRETLLAAKKNPEQYRDLVVRVAGYSAFFTALSPDAQDDIIARTEHEL
- a CDS encoding glycyl-radical enzyme activating protein; translated protein: MYFNIQRFSTHDGDGIRTILFLKGCSLSCPWCQNPESRSEKRSLLFDDRSCLQDCDLCVAASHAMGCDGIQRVDNQIAINRKAINQQQLIALQNVCPTQALTVCGEEASADTLFDTLMKDKPFYDQSQGGVTFSGGEPLMQADLVAELSRRLHENQVPTAIESCMHVPWKSVEKVAPHIDCWLADLKHTDEDKFLHWAKGSLKRIKDNFRKLAPIAKRIVIRVPVVPGFNDTIEELKEIIDFAASLESCQELHLLPYHTLGTNKYRLLDMPYECSDKPLNRPELLESAMLYASEHTQLNVIVRG